A part of Halobaculum sp. MBLA0143 genomic DNA contains:
- a CDS encoding DNA-directed RNA polymerase subunit A': protein MAGQTPKEIGGISFGLMDPETYRDMSATKVITADTYDDDGYPIDMGLMDPRLGVIDPGLECRTCGKHSGSCNGHFGHIELAAPVIHVGFTKLIRRLLRATCRECGQIALMDDDKEKYRDKLDRTADLGGDTMDVLKSAVREARKADRCPHCGEEQADIKHEKPTTYYEVQDVLSGEYSELIAEAMQPGEDSDGTSPHDLAEETGIALDRINQIMSGEFRPREDDRKAIEKALDVDLTEEDMNKLMASDIRDWFEDIPGEDIEAIGVDPDQARPEWMILTVLPVPPVTARPSITLDNGQRSEDDLTHKLVDIIRINQRFMENREAGAPQLIIEDLWELLQYHVTTFIDNEISGTPPARHRSGRPLKTLSQRLKGKEGRFRGSLSGKRVNFSARTVISPDPTLSLNEVGVPERVAEEMTQTMNVSERNLDQARQYVSNGPEAHPGANYVKRPDGRRLKVTEKNCEELAEKVEAGWEVNRHLVDGDIVIFNRQPSLHRMSIMAHEVVVMPYKTFRLNTTVCPPYNADFDGDEMNMHALQNEEARAEARVLMRVQEQMLSPRFGENIIGAIQDHISGMYLLTHDNPQFNETQALDLLRQTSIDELPAPDGEDEETGRPYWTGQTIFSQLLPDDLDLEFVSEAGDDVVIEDGELKQGTIDSAGVGDFGSDIVDTLTKVYSKTRARVFVNEVAALAMRTIMHFGFSIGIDDESLPPEADAQIDEAIQNSRDRVNELIETYENDEIDSLPGRTVDETLEMKVMQTLSQARDSAGDIAEDYLDEENPAIIMAASGARGSMLNLTQMAGLVGQQSVSGERINRGYENRTLSHFPEHDLSADAHGFVENSYRSGLSPKEFFFHAMGGREGLVDTAVRTSKSGYLQRRLINALSELEAQYDGTVRNTSGTVVQFEFGEDGTSPVKVSSSEEGDIDVDQIAERIVDAEFESEADKERFIGSREPPTNLSEYAGPGLDKAGTGVGSDD, encoded by the coding sequence ATGGCAGGACAAACACCAAAGGAGATCGGCGGGATCAGTTTCGGGCTGATGGACCCGGAGACGTACCGGGACATGTCGGCGACGAAGGTGATCACCGCGGACACGTACGACGACGACGGCTACCCGATCGACATGGGGCTGATGGACCCCCGACTCGGGGTCATCGACCCCGGACTGGAGTGTCGCACCTGCGGCAAACACTCCGGCTCGTGTAACGGCCACTTCGGCCACATCGAGCTCGCGGCGCCGGTGATCCACGTCGGCTTCACGAAGCTCATCCGGCGGCTGCTCCGCGCGACCTGTCGGGAGTGTGGCCAGATCGCGCTGATGGACGACGACAAGGAGAAGTACCGCGACAAGCTCGACCGGACGGCTGATCTGGGCGGCGACACGATGGACGTGCTCAAGAGCGCCGTCCGAGAGGCTCGCAAGGCCGACCGGTGTCCCCACTGTGGCGAAGAACAGGCGGACATCAAACACGAGAAGCCGACGACCTACTACGAGGTCCAGGACGTGTTGTCGGGCGAGTACTCGGAGCTGATCGCCGAGGCGATGCAGCCCGGCGAGGACTCCGACGGCACCTCTCCGCACGACCTCGCAGAGGAGACTGGAATCGCCCTGGACCGGATCAACCAGATCATGTCCGGGGAGTTCCGCCCCCGGGAGGACGACCGGAAGGCCATCGAGAAGGCGTTGGACGTCGACCTCACGGAGGAGGACATGAACAAGCTGATGGCCTCGGACATCCGCGACTGGTTCGAGGACATCCCGGGCGAGGACATCGAGGCCATCGGCGTCGACCCCGACCAGGCCCGGCCCGAGTGGATGATCCTGACGGTGCTGCCGGTGCCGCCGGTGACGGCGCGACCGTCGATCACGCTGGACAACGGCCAGCGTTCCGAAGACGACCTCACCCACAAGCTGGTGGACATCATCCGGATCAACCAACGGTTCATGGAGAACCGTGAGGCCGGCGCTCCCCAGCTCATCATCGAGGACCTCTGGGAGCTGCTCCAGTACCACGTCACGACGTTCATCGACAACGAGATCAGTGGGACGCCGCCGGCGCGCCACCGCTCCGGCCGCCCGCTGAAGACGCTGTCCCAGCGGCTGAAGGGGAAGGAGGGTCGGTTCCGTGGCTCCCTGTCCGGCAAGCGGGTGAACTTCTCCGCCCGGACCGTCATCAGCCCGGACCCGACGCTGTCGCTGAACGAGGTCGGGGTGCCCGAACGGGTCGCCGAGGAGATGACCCAGACGATGAACGTCTCCGAGCGCAACCTGGATCAGGCACGACAGTACGTCTCCAACGGGCCCGAGGCACACCCCGGTGCCAACTACGTGAAGCGGCCGGACGGCCGGCGGCTGAAGGTGACGGAGAAGAACTGCGAGGAGCTGGCAGAGAAGGTCGAGGCCGGCTGGGAGGTGAACCGTCACCTCGTGGACGGTGACATCGTGATCTTCAACCGCCAGCCGTCGCTCCACCGGATGTCGATTATGGCCCACGAGGTCGTGGTGATGCCGTACAAGACGTTCCGGCTGAACACGACCGTCTGTCCGCCGTACAACGCGGACTTCGACGGCGACGAGATGAACATGCACGCGCTCCAGAACGAGGAGGCGCGTGCGGAAGCCCGTGTCCTGATGCGCGTCCAAGAACAGATGCTGTCGCCGCGGTTCGGCGAGAACATCATCGGCGCGATCCAGGACCACATCTCCGGGATGTACCTCCTCACCCACGACAACCCCCAGTTCAACGAGACACAGGCGTTGGACCTGCTCCGGCAGACCTCCATCGACGAGCTGCCGGCGCCGGACGGGGAAGACGAGGAGACCGGTCGGCCGTACTGGACCGGCCAGACGATCTTCTCACAGCTCCTCCCGGACGACCTGGACCTGGAGTTCGTCTCCGAGGCGGGCGACGATGTCGTCATCGAGGACGGCGAACTGAAGCAGGGGACCATCGACTCCGCGGGCGTGGGCGACTTCGGCAGCGACATCGTCGACACCCTGACCAAGGTGTACTCGAAGACCCGCGCTCGGGTGTTCGTCAACGAGGTCGCCGCGCTGGCGATGCGGACGATCATGCACTTCGGCTTCTCCATCGGGATCGACGACGAGTCGCTCCCGCCGGAGGCGGACGCCCAGATCGACGAGGCGATCCAGAACTCCCGCGACCGGGTGAACGAGCTGATCGAGACGTACGAGAACGACGAGATCGACTCGCTGCCCGGCCGGACAGTCGACGAGACGCTGGAGATGAAGGTGATGCAGACGCTGTCGCAGGCGCGTGACTCCGCCGGCGACATCGCCGAGGACTACCTCGACGAGGAGAACCCGGCGATCATCATGGCCGCCTCCGGCGCGCGTGGGTCGATGCTGAACCTCACGCAGATGGCCGGGCTGGTCGGCCAGCAGTCCGTCTCCGGCGAACGGATCAACCGTGGCTACGAGAACCGGACGCTGTCGCACTTCCCGGAACACGACCTGTCGGCGGACGCCCACGGGTTCGTGGAGAACTCCTACCGCTCGGGCCTGTCGCCCAAGGAGTTCTTCTTCCACGCGATGGGTGGCCGCGAGGGGCTGGTCGACACGGCCGTCCGGACCTCGAAGTCCGGCTACCTCCAGCGCCGGCTGATCAACGCGTTGTCGGAGCTGGAGGCGCAGTACGACGGCACCGTCCGGAACACCTCCGGGACGGTCGTCCAGTTCGAGTTCGGCGAGGACGGCACCTCGCCGGTGAAGGTGTCCTCCTCGGAGGAGGGTGACATCGACGTCGACCAGATCGCAGAGCGGATCGTCGACGCGGAGTTCGAGTCCGAGGCGGACAAAGAACGGTTCATCGGCAGCCGCGAACCGCCGACGAACCTCTC